Proteins encoded within one genomic window of Brachybacterium sp. P6-10-X1:
- the hutI gene encoding imidazolonepropionase produces the protein MTSTLISGISELWTLDPALDDPAHSGVADGQVRRDAALVIEDGRVAWTGPAAEAPSADTAEDLGGRAVLPGWVDSHSHLIFDGDRAAEFEARMAGQSYSAGGISVTTGATRSATDEHLRALVRGRIAEAVRGGTTCLETKTGYGLTVAEELRAAELASALVAAGELDEVTFLGAHLVPREYEGRAEDYVDLVTGEMLSVVAPHVRWIDVFCEEGAFDPAQSACVLRAGAVAGLGLRVHGHQLGRSGGVALAAELGAASVDHVNHLAPADVEALAATAARPTAPGTDPDRLAVDAGPTVATVLPACDLSTRAPLAPARELLDAGATVAIASNCNPGTSYTSSMSFCVTTAVLQMHLSLAEAVRAATRGGALALRRTDVGHLGVGARADLHVLDASAAIHLAYRPGMPLTHEVWRAGVRLT, from the coding sequence ATGACGAGCACCCTGATCTCCGGCATCAGCGAGCTGTGGACCCTCGATCCCGCGCTCGACGACCCCGCACACAGCGGGGTGGCCGACGGGCAGGTCCGACGCGACGCGGCACTGGTCATCGAGGACGGCCGCGTCGCGTGGACCGGCCCTGCCGCCGAGGCCCCGTCGGCCGATACGGCCGAGGACCTGGGCGGTCGGGCCGTGCTGCCCGGTTGGGTCGACTCGCACAGTCATCTGATCTTCGACGGCGACCGCGCCGCCGAGTTCGAGGCCCGGATGGCCGGGCAGTCCTACAGCGCCGGCGGCATCTCCGTCACCACCGGCGCCACCCGCTCCGCCACCGACGAGCACCTGAGGGCGCTGGTGCGCGGCCGGATCGCGGAGGCCGTCCGCGGCGGGACGACCTGCCTGGAGACCAAGACCGGCTACGGGCTCACCGTCGCGGAGGAGCTGCGGGCCGCCGAGCTCGCCTCGGCGCTGGTCGCGGCCGGGGAGCTCGACGAGGTGACGTTCCTCGGCGCGCACCTGGTGCCGCGCGAGTACGAGGGCCGTGCCGAGGACTACGTCGACCTGGTCACCGGGGAGATGCTCTCCGTCGTCGCCCCGCACGTGCGCTGGATCGACGTGTTCTGCGAGGAGGGCGCCTTCGACCCCGCGCAGTCCGCATGCGTGCTGCGCGCCGGCGCCGTGGCGGGTCTCGGCCTGCGCGTGCACGGCCATCAGCTGGGCCGCTCCGGCGGCGTGGCGCTGGCCGCCGAGCTCGGGGCGGCGAGCGTGGACCACGTGAACCATCTCGCCCCGGCCGACGTCGAGGCGCTCGCCGCGACGGCCGCACGCCCCACCGCGCCGGGGACCGACCCGGACCGGCTCGCCGTCGACGCCGGGCCGACGGTCGCGACCGTCCTGCCGGCCTGCGACCTCTCCACCCGCGCCCCGCTCGCCCCCGCCCGGGAGCTGCTGGACGCCGGCGCCACGGTCGCGATCGCCTCGAACTGCAACCCCGGCACCAGCTATACGAGCTCCATGAGCTTCTGCGTCACGACCGCCGTGCTGCAGATGCACCTCTCGCTGGCCGAGGCCGTGCGCGCCGCCACCCGCGGCGGGGCGCTCGCCCTGCGCCGCACGGACGTCGGGCACCTCGGGGTCGGAGCCCGCGCCGACCTGCACGTGCTCGACGCCTCCGCCGCCATCCACCTCGCCTACCGGCCCGGGATGCCGCTCACCCACGAGGTGTGGCGCGCCGGCGTCCGCCTCACCTGA
- the hutU gene encoding urocanate hydratase, which yields MTLPGARPVRAPRGTDLSAKSWQTEAPLRMLMNNLDPEVAERPDDLVVYGGTGRAARSWDAYDAIVETLQDLEEDETLLVQSGKPVGVLRTHEWAPRVLLANSNLVGDWATWPEFRTLEAEGLTMYGQMTAGSWIYIATQGILQGTYETFAAVAAKRFGGTLAGTITLTGGCGGMGGAQPLAVTLNDGVCLIADVDRARLERRVAKRYCHEIADDLEDAITRANAAKADRRGLSIGIVGNAAEIFPALLERHRAGDVHIDVVTDQTSAHDPLSYLPTEVSVEEWHREAAADEEGFTKKSRESMARQVQAMVEFQDAGAEVFDYGNSIRDEARHAGYDRAFAFPGFVPAYIRPLFCEGLGPFRWVALSGDPEDIKVTDAALKELFPENAHLHRWLDAADEYVEFEGLPARICWLGYGERHRAGMLFNDLVRDGKVTAPIVIGRDHLDSGSVASPYRETEAMLDGSDAIADWPLLNALTATSSGATWVSIHHGGGVGIGRSIHAGQVGLADGTELAGRKLERLLTNDPAMGVIRHVDAGYSRADQVAHERGVRVPMTPLRRD from the coding sequence ATGACCCTCCCCGGAGCCCGCCCTGTCCGCGCCCCCCGCGGCACCGATCTCAGCGCGAAGTCCTGGCAGACCGAGGCCCCCCTGCGCATGCTCATGAACAACCTCGACCCCGAGGTCGCCGAGCGCCCCGACGACCTCGTCGTCTACGGCGGGACCGGCCGCGCCGCCCGGTCCTGGGACGCCTACGACGCGATCGTCGAGACCCTGCAGGATCTGGAGGAGGACGAGACGCTGCTGGTCCAGTCCGGCAAGCCCGTCGGTGTGCTGCGCACCCACGAATGGGCGCCCCGCGTGCTGCTGGCCAATTCCAACCTGGTCGGCGACTGGGCCACCTGGCCCGAGTTCCGCACGCTCGAGGCCGAGGGCCTGACCATGTACGGGCAGATGACCGCCGGCTCGTGGATCTACATCGCCACCCAGGGTATCCTCCAGGGCACCTACGAGACCTTCGCCGCGGTGGCCGCCAAGCGTTTCGGCGGAACGCTCGCCGGCACCATCACCCTGACCGGCGGCTGCGGCGGCATGGGCGGGGCCCAGCCCCTGGCGGTGACCCTCAACGACGGCGTGTGCCTGATCGCGGACGTCGACCGCGCCCGCCTCGAGCGCCGCGTCGCCAAGCGCTACTGCCACGAGATCGCGGACGACCTCGAGGACGCCATCACTCGCGCCAACGCCGCCAAGGCGGACAGGCGCGGACTCTCGATCGGCATCGTCGGCAACGCCGCCGAGATCTTCCCCGCCCTGCTCGAACGTCATCGGGCCGGCGATGTCCACATCGACGTCGTCACCGATCAGACCAGCGCCCACGACCCCCTGAGCTACCTCCCCACCGAGGTGAGCGTCGAGGAATGGCACCGTGAGGCCGCGGCCGACGAGGAGGGCTTCACGAAGAAGTCCCGCGAGTCCATGGCCCGGCAGGTCCAGGCCATGGTCGAGTTCCAGGACGCCGGTGCCGAGGTGTTCGACTACGGCAACTCCATCCGGGACGAGGCCCGCCACGCCGGCTATGACCGCGCCTTCGCCTTCCCCGGCTTCGTGCCCGCCTACATCCGCCCCCTGTTCTGCGAGGGCCTCGGCCCCTTCCGCTGGGTGGCGCTGTCCGGCGACCCCGAGGACATCAAGGTCACCGATGCGGCGCTGAAGGAGCTGTTCCCCGAGAACGCGCACCTGCACCGCTGGCTCGACGCGGCCGACGAGTACGTCGAGTTCGAGGGCCTGCCCGCCCGCATCTGCTGGCTCGGCTATGGGGAGCGGCACCGCGCCGGGATGCTCTTCAACGACCTCGTGCGCGACGGCAAGGTCACGGCCCCGATCGTCATCGGCCGCGACCACCTCGACTCCGGGTCCGTCGCCTCCCCGTACCGCGAGACCGAGGCGATGCTCGACGGCTCCGACGCGATTGCCGACTGGCCGCTGCTGAATGCCCTGACCGCCACCTCCTCCGGCGCCACCTGGGTCTCCATCCACCACGGCGGCGGCGTCGGCATCGGCCGGTCGATCCACGCCGGCCAGGTGGGCCTGGCCGACGGCACCGAGCTCGCGGGGCGCAAGCTCGAGCGTCTGCTGACCAACGATCCCGCGATGGGCGTGATCCGCCACGTCGACGCCGGCTACTCGCGCGCCGACCAGGTCGCCCACGAGCGCGGCGTGCGGGTCCCGATGACTCCCCTTCGGCGCGACTGA
- a CDS encoding formate/nitrite transporter family protein: MVRQHKRDEAEERRRLGATDEPVEDALVEEFRNTVAEGANRLNRTWRALIITGLFGGIDVGLGLMAMLAVLHATDSKLLGGLAFGIGLYAMRLAHSELFTEDFLLPLNAVVSHHGTWLQLLRLWATTLVTNLLGGWAFAWIVVAAFPVFEDDLIETATSYMDKGLTLETGALAVLAGFTITLITRMNQGSSEGIATLANSLISGLLVVGLGMLHGALSSAVIFGAMHTGADIPYLDWLVWLCWVIPLNMIGGLVILAAPRLLRTWELVTQERAAQDRERDEPSVVV; the protein is encoded by the coding sequence ATGGTCCGACAGCACAAGCGCGACGAGGCCGAGGAACGCCGACGCCTCGGAGCGACCGACGAGCCCGTCGAGGACGCGCTGGTCGAGGAGTTCCGCAACACGGTTGCCGAGGGCGCCAACCGGCTGAACCGCACGTGGCGGGCCCTGATCATCACCGGACTGTTCGGCGGGATCGACGTCGGCCTCGGCCTGATGGCGATGCTCGCCGTGCTGCACGCGACCGATTCGAAGCTGCTCGGCGGGCTCGCCTTCGGCATCGGCCTGTACGCGATGCGGCTCGCACACTCGGAGCTGTTCACCGAGGACTTCCTGCTGCCCCTGAACGCGGTCGTCTCCCATCACGGCACCTGGCTGCAGCTGCTGCGCCTGTGGGCGACGACGCTGGTGACGAACCTGCTGGGCGGATGGGCCTTCGCCTGGATCGTGGTGGCCGCCTTCCCGGTCTTCGAGGACGACCTGATCGAGACGGCCACGAGCTACATGGACAAAGGGCTGACCCTCGAGACCGGCGCCCTCGCCGTGCTGGCGGGCTTCACGATCACGCTCATCACCCGCATGAACCAGGGATCCAGCGAAGGGATCGCGACGCTCGCGAACTCTCTGATCTCCGGGCTGCTGGTGGTGGGCCTGGGGATGCTCCACGGCGCGCTGAGCTCCGCGGTGATCTTCGGGGCGATGCACACCGGGGCCGACATCCCCTACCTCGACTGGCTGGTCTGGCTCTGCTGGGTGATCCCGCTGAACATGATCGGCGGGCTCGTGATCCTCGCCGCCCCCCGCCTGCTGCGCACCTGGGAGCTGGTCACCCAGGAGCGCGCCGCCCAGGACCGGGAGCGGGACGAACCCTCCGTCGTCGTCTGA
- a CDS encoding IclR family transcriptional regulator, producing MAPPKVPAADATVRMLTFLAAQRSPIAAARIADELDLPRSRTYDLLATLVEHGFVMHLDQERVYGLGPAAHELSGAFLRQEPLARIGRRVMEAMVDEVGESGHLAVLHGRDVLYVIEERARNRPGLVTDVGVRLSAHLTASGRAILAELPPAQLRALFGTRADFTARTAVRGPEGPRDLRELLARVRADGVAHETGEVTEELASVAAVVRDHAGWPAASVAITFEEARVTEADRERCTAAVRAAAAEITRRLGGPLPERSA from the coding sequence ATGGCACCCCCGAAAGTCCCTGCCGCCGACGCGACGGTGCGGATGCTGACCTTCCTCGCCGCGCAGCGCTCGCCGATCGCCGCCGCCCGCATCGCCGACGAGCTCGACCTGCCCCGCTCGCGCACCTACGACCTGCTCGCGACGCTGGTCGAGCACGGGTTCGTCATGCATCTGGACCAGGAGCGGGTGTACGGGCTGGGCCCGGCGGCCCATGAGCTCTCCGGCGCCTTCCTGCGCCAGGAGCCGCTGGCGCGGATCGGTCGCCGCGTGATGGAGGCGATGGTCGACGAGGTCGGGGAGTCCGGGCACCTCGCGGTGCTGCACGGCCGGGACGTCCTCTACGTGATCGAGGAGCGCGCCCGGAACCGGCCCGGTCTGGTGACCGACGTCGGGGTGCGACTGTCCGCGCACCTGACCGCGAGCGGCCGCGCGATCCTGGCCGAGCTCCCCCCGGCGCAGCTGCGCGCCCTCTTCGGCACCCGCGCCGACTTCACGGCCCGGACCGCGGTCAGGGGCCCCGAGGGCCCGCGCGATCTGCGAGAGCTGCTGGCCCGGGTGCGGGCCGACGGGGTCGCCCACGAGACCGGGGAGGTCACCGAGGAGCTCGCCTCGGTGGCGGCGGTGGTCCGCGATCACGCCGGCTGGCCCGCGGCCTCGGTCGCGATCACCTTCGAGGAGGCACGTGTCACCGAGGCCGATCGCGAGCGCTGCACGGCCGCCGTGCGCGCCGCCGCCGCGGAGATCACCCGGAGGCTCGGCGGACCCCTCCCGGAGAGATCGGCGTGA
- the hutG gene encoding formimidoylglutamase, translating to MTTSPDTTSLWSGRHDGDGPEHARWHQRVQVVGAEGTSAESPSAESSSAEPPHIALLGFRSDEGVRRNRGRVGAADGPAALRRALAPLALHGPLADGAVGLHDLGDAETTGEDLEGGQARAAALTSAALDRPGARLSVVLGGGHETAWSSYRGLMGSGLGPRAGQRWGVMNLDAHFDLREEPRATSGTPFAQMAGAEQQAGRDLRYAVLGIAEPSNTGTLFARARELGVTWRTDQQCLEAGADGVREFVEEFAAELDILYLTIDMDVLPAATAPGVSAPAAYGVPLPLIAAAVRAAAGSGKLALVDVVELNPSLDADGRTARAAARLIDDAVREVARGDA from the coding sequence ATGACGACCTCCCCCGACACCACCTCACTCTGGAGCGGCCGGCACGACGGCGACGGCCCCGAGCACGCCCGCTGGCACCAGCGGGTGCAGGTGGTGGGAGCCGAGGGCACCTCGGCCGAGTCGCCGTCGGCCGAGTCCTCGTCGGCCGAGCCCCCACACATCGCCCTGCTGGGTTTTCGCTCGGACGAGGGAGTGCGCCGCAACCGCGGGCGGGTCGGGGCTGCCGACGGTCCGGCGGCGCTGCGACGCGCGCTGGCACCGCTGGCGCTGCACGGGCCGTTGGCCGACGGTGCGGTGGGCCTGCACGATCTGGGAGACGCGGAGACGACCGGGGAGGACCTCGAGGGAGGACAGGCCCGTGCGGCGGCGCTGACCAGCGCGGCGCTGGATCGGCCCGGTGCCCGGCTGAGCGTGGTGCTCGGCGGCGGGCACGAGACCGCCTGGTCCTCGTATCGAGGGCTGATGGGCTCCGGTCTCGGACCGCGGGCGGGACAGCGCTGGGGGGTGATGAACCTCGATGCCCATTTCGACCTGCGCGAGGAACCGCGAGCCACCTCCGGCACCCCCTTCGCCCAGATGGCCGGCGCCGAACAGCAGGCGGGCCGCGACCTGCGCTACGCGGTGCTCGGGATCGCCGAGCCCTCCAACACCGGCACCCTGTTCGCTCGGGCCCGAGAGCTCGGCGTCACCTGGCGGACCGATCAGCAATGCCTGGAGGCGGGCGCCGACGGGGTCCGGGAGTTCGTCGAGGAGTTCGCCGCTGAGCTGGACATTCTCTACCTCACGATCGACATGGACGTGCTGCCGGCCGCGACCGCGCCGGGCGTCTCCGCCCCGGCGGCCTACGGGGTCCCGCTGCCGCTGATCGCGGCGGCCGTGCGCGCCGCGGCGGGCAGTGGGAAGCTCGCCCTGGTGGACGTGGTGGAGCTGAATCCGTCGCTCGACGCCGACGGGCGCACCGCCCGTGCGGCCGCCCGCCTCATCGACGACGCCGTGCGCGAGGTCGCCCGCGGCGATGCCTGA